TAACTTTTAATATCATGTCAGTCTCTGCTTTGGCAGTGGTGTGTAATTTATCTGAAATGATGTACAAAGAGACAAATGTATAAAAGACAGGATAAAGGGGAAAAATGGTTGATGGGACCAGATGAATGGTAGACAGTATGGTAAATGGTTTGCATTCTACCTAAAATTACACagtattgtgaaaaaaaaatagcaggggAATAGTCATGTTAAGGATCTTCTATGGGTGGTGGTGTTTGCACCCTTTTTTCTCCTAGTTTGACCCCTTCCATTATGGAGGGGGATGGGGTTTACCAGTATTTGTGCTCAGACCTAAGCTACAGCAGTAAATCCTTCAAATCTGTAAATAAAagtatgacacacacacacatacacaccaattTTCCATTGTAGCTTCTCCTCAATTTCTCTTCCTTTCAGTCTCCCTCATTAGTGATTGTACAGTAGATTGAAAGCTGAGGCCTCTGAAATGAATTTAAAGGACCAGAGAGCAAAACTCTGCCCCATGGAACCaatcacaataaaaacaaactAGCCTTCAGGAGGGGAGAGGACAGCCTGGAAAGACGTGGATTTTGTAGCTCAACATACAAAGAAAAGCCTTATCTGGGCACTGACACAAATACAGATAACTGATGTGATGAAGCAGATATATTTTGGAGAGCAAATGCCTGCAGATGTAATCCCtcttagtctgttgcagcaaaaaattagaaaaatcttgtgacatcttaaagactagcaagATTTATTTGGCCAAAAGGTGAAGGAACCAGGCAGGCTGATGGAGATGggtctttccccctcttcttatCCTATATTTCAGAATGGACACAGATATGATACAAACCAGGCAATCTCTGGTGGCCATTACGATCTTGCAACTTATGCATGACGACATTATCTTGGGCAACGTGGCCATATATCGGGAAGCCAGCTGCATGAATTTTTATGGCCAGTGCCTTTTGCACCACATGTATATAACCCTTTCCACGGAATGAGGGAAGGGTGTAGCCATGTCCCATTGCTGCAAAAGTGTCCATTATGACCCAGCTGACTGGTTGACCTTGAGTGTCCAGAAGGCACATTGTGGGGAAGTACTGCAACATATTGACCAGGTATCTATGGCTTTGTTTGTTGCCCCCATAGGGCCATGCTTCATTCAGCAGGTCAGCATGGGAGCTATTCAGGGAGGAAAGCGTGAAACCGGGATCTAGCCTAGAAGAGGAGGGAGGCAATGAGAATACAGTCAAAGAGAGCTGGACGTAAGGACTTACATTCTGGCTCAGAGCAAAAAGCTTTCGAGTTCAGCATTTTaacaatgggcagccatgagcTGCTTCCAATGTGCTCAGTTTGTTGATCCAAGCATTATACTGGAGGTATTCTGCTTTTCTCCAGAGACGCTGCTTTCGCTTTTGCTGTGGTGTCAAAATCCTCAAACTAATCATAAAAAACTTTAAGAACTGATGACCAGATTACAAAAATTACTGGCTCATAGTACAGAGAGCTAGAAAGACACTTCCCCATAATGAAGATACTCAATGAGTGTTACTTTCCTTCTCCTGGTGTTTGGAAGATTGGTGCCTGTCTTGCTATGCCAAACTACCTTTGGCCACTAGAGCAGAGAGCAGGAAGAGAAGTCACTCTTTCCTGTTTACTGGATGAGCTCTTCTTGCTcagcttttatttattcaaaataaaaggaacaatgcTAAGCAACTTTTGTGCAGTTGTATTTTAAGAAACATTAAGGAATGTGTGCTTCCCTGGGTGACATGATCCTCACAAACTATGAATCCCAAAGGTTTTTGTGCATATAGGCATAAGGGAGAGCCGGTTAGTAGGTGGGACAATTATTCATAATTAAATGGAAAAGATATTGATCCCAGGAACAGTGAGAGCCAATTCTGTTGATTTATTGAACCAAAATCTGAGCAAATCTCTTTGCTTCCACATAAGGGTGGAGAGTGTGCAATGTATGGGTCAGAGCCATAAGAAATGGTAGATTAAAGGGCATATATTAGGTTTACTCCCAGGCACCCTGCCACGATGCTTCTCAGACTGGAAGCACCTGACTTTACCTGGCATCCCAGCACCACCTATAGCAGAACTATGGCTACCACCCTCTTGCGAAGCTCTGTAGGTTCACTGGGAGTGATGtcactggcagtggcagattgctgttCATTAAAGAGTTCTGTTTCTATGTCGGAATGTGTGCGGCTCACACACAATGAGagaaaggctgaaatccagtaggaaatTGCAataagagtaggtccattgaatcaatggggatttggtggatGAAGTCTGTTGTAAGTTTTATTAATTCAGTcttcctactctagttgtgatttactactggatttcaggcaaaGTCACATGCTCTCTGAAACTGCTCTCCTTAATTAGCAGGAGTATGCTGCTACCACTGGTTGCGCTCCAGAAGAGAACACTAACCTATGTGTATGGAGTAAGGATGGTCAGAATACTCACTGACGTTCAGGGATTTTATAAGGGTCAGGATGCATGTAACTGATATAGGAAGTTGCTGACAACGGCACTTGCTTGATGGCAGCAGCATCTCGGGAGACTTCATATATCCCATCCTGGATTCCTACAGGGAGCAATGAAACATGCAATTACCATGAGAAAGGTCTGTGTCTGTGCTGAGGAAATCAGCACCATTTTCACAGAGGCATACATCTCAGTGCTGCCGCTCAACAGTTCatcagagaatacagtggtgccccgcatgacaatgataatccgttccatagaaatagCTGTTTAACTAAATCATCATTATgcgaaaactgtttccccattggaatgcacttaaacctgtttaatgtgttctaatggggaaaatacatcgttgtcctgcgaagatcgcccatagggaagccattttgctagcgccgatcagctgttaaaatggctgtcctgagaagcataggtcccgaaaacatagaGAAGAcattttgcgaagccgctgatcagctgtaaataTCGTCTTGCGGAAAAACGGtccacgaagcacggaccaaatcatcgtccagcgaaaatcgctcattggaatcactgttttgtgaattgctatagcaatcgcaaaacctcatcatcatgcggattcattgttttacgaggtcatcgtctagcgaggtactactgtaaagcAACAGACAGGGATTGtagtgtctgcccaggtcatgaatattcatatgctatctgcatagaccaatggaagtgctggagaggcggagtcacaagatataagagactcagttggaggagggggagtttagatagggagttAGAGGAGGTTGAAGATTTTGGTGTGGTTTTGGGGGTTTGGGCgagagagtggtggttgagagtggataaaatagggtgtttgtttaagagttaacaacattgcttgtcctATCATGATCTGTAACAATCaacaatttctgtttggttcttttaaaatgacatatggcctggacctcgattattaataataggtattgttgatataatcaactggtggcagctgaggggcacgcaGCGTGAGCTCTTAAtctggtgaaacaatcaggggccacgtgggaacCATGATAGGTATATTTTCAGATAAACAGGTACAGGGGCCATAGTAGTTGGGTTGACAATGACATCACATACCAGTAGCCAAACAATCTTGGGTGATTCTTGAAGAGAATAGCCAGAATGACCTCATGAACCTTATGGGTTTTGGATGTGGATGCCAAACCATCCCAGGTGACCTTCTTGCCCAGGTAAAAATCAAATACAGAAACAGTCATGGTTGCATCACGTGGCTAGATACCTTTtacataccatttttaaaaaccataaaaaAGAGTACTTGAAAATATAAATGCTCCCTTACTCCTTCTGTACATGGACTAGAAATAAGCAGCTGTTTTAAAGACAGGAAGAATCCCATAAGTGTAGAAAGAACATTGCCCAACGGCAAGGCAACTTATCAGTTGCTgttttccaatattgtgaaaaatatcttcttttttcctggtttttaatATTCAGCCATATCTTTCGTTTTTAATCAGGTGTCCATGCCcctgtggtttttgtttgtttgtttgtgggtttttttttaatcatattgtGTTTTACTATACTTCAgcagcttgtttgcttgcttgccccccccccaggattgtTTTTAAGCAGGATATTTCTGCTCTTAGTCAGGTTGTTGAGTCATGACACTCTTGTGTATGTCATGCAAGTGCAGCAAACAGTCTTTTACATATTATCCTTACAATTCTTTTGCCAAGATGAGGCATTTATGGAGTATTCTGCcttgggagggtgggggagaataACTTGCAGCTTTGTTACTGGAAAGAGTGTCAACTGCTGgtctgcttcaggaaccaaaaATACTGTGGGCCAGCCCTGAcactttaaaattaaatgttcttAAATTCTTCCAGTATCTACACTCTTTAATGCCTTCTTGATACTTTTTATATGCTTTCTTGTCATTTGTACTCAGCCAATACTTTCTTCTAGACTAAACCTCATGGCTTTCATTTCTTTGACCTCACGTCTTCATCTTctgaccccctccctccctactTCCCATTTTCTCTGAAATTCTTGACCTCCTAACAATCagccctttcccctccttccttatGTTTAAGCAGCATGATCATGTTCCTATCCCAaagcttcctccctgccttcAGTTTCTGATTCTCTATTACTTTCTTCCTTTCATGTTCATCCCACTCCTATTTTGGATTGGTACATCAGAGCTGAATTAAAtcattgcacttttaaaaaaaaggcattttaataatCATGACGCCATTTTGTACGCAGCAGGAGAGGGAACATTGTTCCGTTTCTCCAAGCCACATCTTTATCAAAGCACTGTAAACTTCAATCGATCTTCCTAATCCTTTCCCAAGAAAGAATTACCTTGGATCCGGCAGGACTGGGCCCAGTTGACAGCGTTTTTATTCAAGACCAAATCCCGGTACACTTCAAGATCGCGGTAAAATCCTGCATATGCATTGGCATATATATCTGAATCATCAGAAGCAATCTAAGTCAGAGAGATACAGAACTGTAAGTAATATCTAAATTAATCTTACTTTCTATGCCCTGCTTGACAAGTAAAAGCCAACATGCTGGATCCCACTGAAGGCATAAACTATGAAAAAATCAAGCAAGATGTTCTCAGCTTGCTTAACTTACCGGAAGATGCTTACTGTAGCCAGTTTTGTCAGTTAAACCCCAAGCCAGGACTGTACCCAGGAGCTAATGTGATGCACTGGCTAAAACCAGCCATACATGCCTCTGACAAAACTGTAGGACTAATGTTGTTGGAACAATTGGTAGCTACCTTGGGTCCTGCTCTTCAAAGCTGAGTGTGTAGACACCAACCCACATCCTTAGAGGAGGTGACAACTACATTAGAGATGTATTGTATTGCAGATGAGACCCCAGGAATTTCTGCTGGTCATAGTTGAGATGTGATGCAGCCTCTACCTCATCCCAGTCTCCCACCTATTCCCTATAGGCCTAGGTCCACCCAGTCCAGTTTTACAATTTTCACAATCCCACAGGCAGTGTGACTATGATTGACATGGTTAACTGATCTCACACTAAAATCAGTGCAAAGGTGTGAACAGAGATAATGATTCTTTAGCATACTGCATTTATTAGTAGACTATTCAGTGTTCAGCATAAGGGTCTTGTATATTACTAGGCTTCTGGAACAAACAGAAATACCCATGACAGTGTTCAGTTGCTTTACAACCTAAGATAACTTCTAAGCAGAAAAACAGTGAGAACTACTCTATAAGGCACCTATAGCATCAGGTACAGATTCCAATCATATCACCTAGTACCATGATGTTTATGTAATTCCCAcagttattaattttaatttttaatttgctcTTACTATATTCTCTATATCAGAAGTTCTTAAGCTTATACCACACAcaccctttaaatatattttgttggtACAGACCAAGAATTAACTCGTGTGCTTTCTCTCAGCCCCTCAGTTGCACTCACCAGCATGTTGTCAAGGGGTGCACAAATGtgaaacagttatttgctattaaACAgctattttcataactgattttttttaacttttgtttgtttttaatggagacagtaggttagaaaagccaagttgtACACAAACTAGCAAGGGGAATTAAGATGTTGTTCTACGTTTCCTTTTCTTCCTAgctttcttcctcttgttctttctttctttctatttcaacTGCAAGGGATCATAACCTTTCTTCAAGCTCTTGAGttccccctgtgaggacattgcaGCTCCCTGGGGGTCTGTGAACCACAAGTTAAGAGTCTAAACTCTATATCCTATTGCCAatcataataataaatataataattatatggcatcaagtcaattctgatttatggcaatcatTTCCAGGGGCTCTTGGGTATATacaactcagaagtggtttaccagtctcttctgggataccctgggactgtgcaggttgtaCAAGGCTAACACAGGAAGAtttctctcccaggaggcactgtgagggatcaaactcccaaactctggctctgcagttggaTGCCCAACTCTCTGCACTGTCCAGCCAACCAGCCATATGGACTGTAA
The Pogona vitticeps strain Pit_001003342236 chromosome 1, PviZW2.1, whole genome shotgun sequence genome window above contains:
- the LOC110085668 gene encoding glycine N-acyltransferase-like protein 3 isoform X1 — protein: MLILTCSSKLQLLEGMLRKSLPQTLTVHGAVMNINRGNPLGYEIVVDSWPDFKAVLARPRREIASDDSDIYANAYAGFYRDLEVYRDLVLNKNAVNWAQSCRIQGIQDGIYEVSRDAAAIKQVPLSATSYISYMHPDPYKIPERQLDPGFTLSSLNSSHADLLNEAWPYGGNKQSHRYLVNMLQYFPTMCLLDTQGQPVSWVIMDTFAAMGHGYTLPSFRGKGYIHVVQKALAIKIHAAGFPIYGHVAQDNVVMHKLQDRNGHQRLPGLYHICVHSEI
- the LOC110085668 gene encoding glycine N-acyltransferase-like protein 3 isoform X2, whose translation is MNINRGNPLGYEIVVDSWPDFKAVLARPRREIASDDSDIYANAYAGFYRDLEVYRDLVLNKNAVNWAQSCRIQGIQDGIYEVSRDAAAIKQVPLSATSYISYMHPDPYKIPERQLDPGFTLSSLNSSHADLLNEAWPYGGNKQSHRYLVNMLQYFPTMCLLDTQGQPVSWVIMDTFAAMGHGYTLPSFRGKGYIHVVQKALAIKIHAAGFPIYGHVAQDNVVMHKLQDRNGHQRLPGLYHICVHSEI